From the Primulina tabacum isolate GXHZ01 chromosome 15, ASM2559414v2, whole genome shotgun sequence genome, one window contains:
- the LOC142526856 gene encoding protein EMSY-LIKE 3-like yields the protein MDYEPYDSSGTDDDFPPPHQNRMSRGGRISGNGRPATFGSMPYPRVYEETDMEAKIHQLEQEAYVSILRAFKAQADAISWEKEGLITELRRELRLSNEEHRDLLSRVNADETIQRIREWRQSCGLQPAMRGASQAVHDPIPSPSISASRKKQKIAPSLTSQSFGVPSPAFHPQVMATNNQPSSSAAKRAPTMGAKGKKHKSVPAGASSMKMQYPFGPAVRGKFGNRMSSGGLTNEPAEAASFDPLIGRKVRTRWPDDNSFYEAVITNYDPEKERHALVYDIGTSYETWEWVNLSEISPEDIQWDEGYGEPGHGLERPVGRENVPGAGRGRGRGLTKSQSRKDFPPSQNGIGKKAQDDIQLLQTDTLIKEVERVFGASHPDPLEMEKAMKVLKEHEQALTDAISKLADISDNETDEGRHFLHGQAKRE from the exons ATGGACTACGAGCCGTACGACAGCAGTG GAACTGATGATGATTTTCCTCCACCACATCAAAATAGAATGTCACGAGGTGGCCGCATTTCCGGTAATGGAAGACCAGCTACCTTTGGTTCAATGCCGTACCCCAGGGTGTATGAGGAGACTGATATGGAAGCTAAAATTCATCAGCTCGAGCAGGAAGCATACGTTTCAATTCTAAGAGCCTTTAAAGCTCAAGCTGATGCCATTAGTTGG GAGAAGGAAGGTTTAATTACCGAGCTCAGAAGAGAATTGAGATTATCAAATGAAGAGCACAGGGATCTTCTTAGTAGGGTTAATGCAGATGAAACAATCCAAAGAATAAG GGAGTGGAGACAGTCTTGTGGGCTTCAACCAGCCATGCGAGGAGCCAGTCAAGCTGTCCATGATCCAATACCTAGTCCTTCCATCTCAGCTTCTCGTAAGAAACAGAAGATAGCTCCTTCACTAACTTCTCAGTCCTTTGGTGTGCCATCTCCTGCTTTCCACCCACAGGTGATGGCTACAAACAACCAGCCGTCTTCATCAGCTGCAAAGCGTGCACCCACGATGGGTGCAAAAGGCAAAAAGCATAAATCT GTACCGGCCGGGGCATCGTCAATGAAAATGCAGTATCCCTTTGGTCCAGCTGTAAGAGGTAAATTTGGTAACCGCATGTCATCTGGTGGCCTTACGAATGAGCCCGCAGAAGCTGCTTCATTTGATCCATTGATTGGAAGGAAAGTCAGAACCAGATGGCCTGACGATAATAGTTTCTATGAAGCTGTAATAACTAATTATGATCCAGAAAAG GAGAGACATGCCCTTGTGTATGATATAGGCACTTCATATGAAACATGGGAATGGGTCAACCTGTCAGAG ATTTCTCCTGAAGATATACAATGGGATGAAGGTTATGGCGAACCGGGCCATGGGTTGGAACGGCCTGTTGGGAGAGAGAATGTTCCAGGTGCAGGAAGAGGACGAGGAAGAGGGCTAACTAAAAGTCAATCCAGAAAGGACTTTCCACCGTCGCAGAATGGCATCGGAAAGAAGGCACAAGATGATATACAGTTGCTTCAAACTGATACTCTAATTAAGGAG GTGGAGAGGGTCTTTGGTGCTAGTCATCCAGACCCTTTGGAGATGGAGAAAGCAATGAAAGTGCTGAAG GAGCATGAACAGGCACTAACTGATGCCATTTCGAAGCTTGCTGACATATCTGACAATGAAACtg ACGAGGGTCGCCACTTTCTACACGGGCAAGCAAAGAGAGAGTAG